In Cryptococcus gattii WM276 chromosome A, complete sequence, one genomic interval encodes:
- a CDS encoding nicotinamide mononucleotide permease, putative (Similar to TIGR gene model, INSD accession AAW41081.1): protein MSTNNHLMATDSIKRDEEWHETSLDNEKEATLELAAQYVPGSEAEKKLLWKIDKRIIPTVWGLYTLSYLDRANIGNAKTGGLEKDFNLTSQQYSIVLLVFFISYVIFEIPSNLFIARVRPSLYLSGLCILWGGVAACMAATTNWSQLAGVRFALGVIEAGFAPGVAFYLSSWYTRYELASRYSLYYTATAISGAFSGLLAGVITENLNGARGLQGWQWLFIIEGCGSSFLGFFTWYIMPDWPSTTKFLSPEERLLAAQRLAHDGLGNTAGAQGHIGHWQAVKMAVVDWRTWMLTALYMLCTGAQTIQYFVPTLIGALGWKGYLGQYRTIPLYACAFCFILAFCWGADYFKAKPLFITVAATMGTIFFIIVTCVTTHMVQYVFLILAFGCVYALPPLILTWVPNILSHPAEKRGVAIALVNALGNSASIYGVFLWPSTDAPRYIPGFAATTVFMALIAVLAQVMFWLVKKYPIEAPDAERVVQEELAKQRGHGKADIA, encoded by the exons ATGTCCACCAACAATCATTTGATGGCAACAGACAGTATAaagagagatgaggagTGGCACGAAACCAGTCTCGACAACGAGAAGGAAGCTACACTCGAGCTTGCCGCACAGTATGTGCCAGGGTCGGAGGCAGAGAAGAAACTTTTGTGGAAGATTGACAAGAGAATCATCCCTACGGTTTGGGGTCTATATACCCTCTCTTACCTCGATAGGGCTAATATAGG GAATGCCAAAACTGGTGGGCTTGAAAAGGACTTCAATTTAACCTCCCAACAGTACTCTATTGTCCTTCTC GTCTTCTTTATCTCCTACGTGATATTCGAAATTCCTTCAAACCTTTTTATCGCACGAGTTCGTCCGTCACTCTATCTTAGTGGCCTTTGTATTCTTTGGGGTGGTGTTGCTGCTTGCATGGCTGCCACAACGAACTGGAGCCAGCTTGCCGGAGTTCGTTTCGCTCTTGGTGTAATCGAGGCTGGTTTTGCCCCTGGTGTCGCCTTCTACTTGTCTTC CTGGTACACACGATACGAGCTTGCCAGTCGATACTCGCTCTATTATACGGCCACCGCCATATCTGGTGCTTTCTCTGGTCTTTTAGCCGGTGTCATT ACCGAGAATCTCAACGGAGCTCGAGGATTGCAAGGCTGGCAGTGGCTCTTC ATTATTGAAGGTTGCGGCTCTTCATTCCTTGGTTTCTTCACTTGGTACATCATGCCCGACTGGCCTTCCACCACCAAGTTCCTGTCACCAGAGGAGCGTTTGCTAGCAGCACAGCGACTTGCCCATGATGGCCTGGGCAACACTGCAGGTGCTCAAGGACATATCGGACATTGGCAAGCTGTGAAAATGGCTGTCGTGGACTGGAGGACTTGGATGCTTACGGCCCTTTATATGCTTTGTACAGGAGCCCAAACAATCCAATACTTCGTTCCTACACTCATCGGCGCTC TTGGGTGGAAGGGATATCTTGGCCAGTACCGAACCATTCCTCTCTATGCGTGCGCCTT CTGTTTCATCCTTGCGTTCTGCTGGGGAGCCGATTATTTCAAGGCAAAACCTCTATTTATTACTGTTGCGGCTACGATGGGtaccatcttcttcatcattgTTACATGTGTTACCACGCATATGGTGCAATATGTTTTCCTCATTTTGGCGTTTGGCTGTGTGTACGCGCTCCCGCCTCTC ATTTTAACATGGGTACCAAACATCTTATCACATCCCGCCGAAAAGCGTGGTGTCGCTATCGCCCTCGTCAATGCTCTGGGTAATAGCGCTTCAATCTATGGTGTCTTCCTTTGGCCTTCCACCGATGCTCCGCGATACATCCCTGGTTTCGCTGCTACCACTGTCTTCATGGCGCTCATCGCAGTGCTTGCTCAAGTCATGTTCTGGCTTGTGAAAAAGTACCCAATCGAAGCACCTGATGCCGAGAGGGTTGTACAAGAAGAACTGGCAAAACAGAGGGGCCACGGGAAGGCCGACATTGCTTGA
- a CDS encoding calcium activated cation channel, putative (Similar to TIGR gene model, INSD accession AAW41032.1), giving the protein MGDSLAVEEQRSALSFKSCAPEPVKLVKRCRAMIIKLLPVEVGLSQITDATSSVITPEVISSFAKSGGDFEKAVPFALLRVKAIFMAEAHNSPADYDENLCRATAAEVLARRIVHNLPIDKLEGIMSTRYRYRESDGDESAPSSALEIAIDQHDTIFLSSSEAEHVVNCLWRGDLVQRNNENMDIDYVPYQPGESSSFWAHLNPDRMSVPRYQSTFKIVVWCIFLFVYSQSVQTPLESFNAERNWDGYEIVLYVMALAFLIEETVKMFKIIRIAPRPMATVGFWTIVNFITDCFLLTAFGLRVAGLSLATSKDEQAQLLHFRSFQVLSCVAPFIWMKLLTVFDGSKTVGTLQVVVARMLRESTIFFILLAIMGIGFVQSLYALDAADGETGGRGIVINNLIQALLGAPDFDSPSERFGYPFGLIIFYGWNFVATIILVNVLIALFGSAYSDVIDNETDEYLVFFAHKTIDLIRAPDSYVYLAPFNLIEAFLIAPFEWILSRDMYIALNRHTMTVLFFVPLTFIAFFESQISHSKNRSISAYFNEPLTDEEGDPVVEDPTCENDDNGEISRTKFEDLISVFPDTTLTEGAGIHREMMMMRKQLDRLEASIRSQG; this is encoded by the exons ATGGGAGACTCTCTT GCAGTCGAGGAGCAACGCTCTGCCCTTAGCTTCAAATCTTGTGCCCCGGAGCCGGTGA AGCTTGTCAAGCGATGTCGAGCCATGATCATCAAACTTTTACCTGTGGAAGTTGGACTTTCCCAGATTACAGATGCTACTAGTAGTGTCATCACGCCTGAGGTCATTAGCTCTTTCGCCAAATCTGGTGGAGATTTTGAGAAAGCAGTCCCTTTTGC ATTGCTCAGGGTCAAGGCAATATTCATGGCCGAGGCTCATAACAGCCCGGCAGATTACGACGAGAATTTGTGCAGAGCTACAGCGGCAGAGGTACTAGCGCGTAGGATTGTTCATAATCTACCAATTGACAAGTTGGAGGGCATAATGAGCACCAGATACCGGTACCGCGAGAGTGATGGGGATGAATCGGCTCCCAGCAGCGCTCTAGAGATCGCCATAGATCAGCATGACACA ATTTTCTTGTCTTCATCTGAGGCTGAACACGTCGTGAACTGCCTATGGAGGGGTGACCTAGTCCAACGAAACAATGAGAACATGGATATCGATTACGTTCCATATCAACCTGGGGAATCCAGTAGCTTCTGGGCCCATCTCAATCCCGACCGTATGTCAGTCCCGAGGTACCAATCAACGTTTAAGATTGTGGTATGGTGcatttttctttttg TCTATTCACAAAGCGTCCAGACCCCCTTGGAATCATTCAACGCGGAGAGAAATTGGGATGGTTACGAAATCGTTTTATATGTGATGGCCCTTGCATTCCTGATCGAAG AGACTGTTAAGATGTTCAAG ATTATACGAATTGCGCCCAGACCAATGGCTACAGTG GGCTTCTGGACCATTGTCAACTTCATTACCGACTGTTTTCTTCTCACAGCATTTGGTCTTCGCGTCGCCGGCCTCAGCCTTGCTACAAGTAAAGATGAACAGGCTCAGCTTTTGCATTTCCGGAGCTTCCAAGTTCTGAGTTGCGTGGCGCCCTTCATCTGGATGAAACTG TTGACTGTATTCGATGGCTCCAAGACT GTTGGGACTCTTCAAGTTGTAGTCGCCAGGATGCT ACGAGAGTCAACTATTTTCTTTATTCT ACTTGCTATAATGGGCATTGGTTTTGTACAG TCGTTATATGCCTTAGACGCTGCAGATGGAGAAACTGGGGGCCGAGGTATTGTCATCAATAACCTCATTCAGGCTCTTCTGGG AGCCCCAGATTTTGATTCGCCCTCGGAACGGTTCGGCTACCCTTTCGGACTTATCATCTTCTACGGATGGAACTTCGTAGCAACCATCATTCTCGTCAACGTTTTGATTGCTCTGTTCGGGTCCGCCTATTCCGACGTGATCGATAATGAGACGGACGAATACCTGGTTTTCTTTGCCCATAAAACTATAGATTTGATCCGTGCTCCAGACTCATACGTCTACCTAGCACCATTCAACCTCATTGAAGCCTTCTTGATTGCCCCTTTTGA ATGGATTCTCTCCAGGGATATGTACATAGCGCTTAATCGCCACACCATGACTGTTTTGTTTTTTGTACCTCTAACATTTATTGCGTTCTTCGAGTCCCAAATATCCCATTCAAAGAATCGTAGTATCAGTGCGTACTTTAACGAGCCTCTAACCGATGAGGAAGGCGATCCTGTTGTGGAGGATCCAACTTGCGAGAATGACGACAACGGAGAGATATCGAGGACTAAGTTTGAAGATCTAATCAGCGTTTTTCCGGA TACTACGCTCACTGAAGGCGCTGGTATTCATCgggagatgatgatgatgagaaaGCAATTGGATAGACTCGAAGCTTCTATTAGATCCCAGGGCTAA
- a CDS encoding phospholipase C, putative (Similar to TIGR gene model, INSD accession AAW41383.1), with protein sequence MFGECYPHAVSYRLRCESVYPRGLAIVSKDRRTRIQAIAEYMASSSYDIVCLQELWIYKDYEVVREEVQGNLPFSRFFHTGALGSGLAIFTRFPLIAAHALPYSLSGSPAQAFAGDFFVKKAAGNVVILHPVLGEVEIWNTHMHAAGEHPPDTRQAHRIAQSWQLANAVRGGAAKGRYVFVMGDFNSQPWSIPIAMMRDHAHLTDSFAQVHLSANSEISPPPSPAEALKVYGMTCDSPLNTYSAGKPIPENVLERGGKRLDYIFFRQPAVARRRPLLWKYKDEADGEESQGGEDRSGQGYIESGKPLQDSVSSAPSLRCVDSQVILTNRVPGRLHSYSDHFALFSTFAIDTPDKGKHARNASPQDEPSNLSHSNSSEPLMPILSQSKADPIGSNVYAVRDPFKRRSHSSNPSSPRTSTSSIPKASTIRSALGTLRLYTRISNHTSTSHLRICGLSFLALIGLTVGSAWQPKSWLQPIFTILAGLLGAAAVTFLYTGFIWGRWEVGLLTEVTEEMELELRVVEMEENLRR encoded by the exons ATGTTTGGTGAGTGCTACCCTCATGCAGTTTCTTATCGACTTAGATGCGAATCCGTTTATCCCAGGGGTCTTGCTATTGTGTCCAAAGATCGCCGTACTCGTATTCAAGCCATCGCGGAATATATGGCATCTTCAAGTTACGATATTGTCTGTCTGCAGGAACTATGGATTTACAAGGATTATGAAGTGGTGAGGGAAGAGGTGCAGGGAAACTTGCCTTTCTCAAGGTTCTTCCATAC AGGTGCCCTGGGGTCTGGTCTAGCCATCTTCACTCGCTTTCCCCTTATTGCTGCCCATGCCCTTCCCTACTCTCTCTCTGGTTCCCCAGCGCAAGCTTTTGCAGGAGACTTTTTCGTTAAGAAGGCTGCTGGGAATGTTGTCATATTACACCCGGTTCTTGGAGAAGTGGAAATTTGGAACACCCAT ATGCACGCGGCAGGGGAGCACCCTCCAGACACTCGGCAGGCTCATAGGATAGCGCAATCTTGGCAACTAGCTAATGCCGTCCGTGGTGGAGCGGCCAAAGGAAGATATGTCTTTGTC ATGGGCGACTTCAATTCCCAACCTTGGTCAATCCCCATCGCGATGATGCGAGATCATGCTCATCTGACCGACTCTTTCGCACAAGTTCATCTTTCAGCCAATAGCGAAATCTCCCCACCCCCGTCTCCTGCTGAAGCTCTCAAAGTGTATGGCATGACGTGCGATTCTCCTCTGAATACTTATTCAGCCGGAAAACCTATACCTGAAAATGTTTTGGAGAGGGGTGGTAAAAGACTGGATTACATCTTCTTCCGACAGCCTGCAGTAGCAAGGAGGAGACCGCTACTTTGGAAATATAAAGATGAGGCCGATGGAGAGGAAAGTCAGGGGGGGGAAGATAGATCTGGTCAAGGATATATCGAGTCCGGGAAACCTTTACAGGATTCTGTATCAAGTGCGCCTTCTTTGCGATGTGTTGACTCCCAGGTCATTCTCACAAACAGGGTGCCTGGACGTTTACATTCCTATTCAGACCATTTCGCCCTATTTTCCACTTTCGCTATAGATACTCCGGACAAAGGAAAACATGCAAGAAACGCCAGTCCTCAAGATGAACCTTCGAACTTATCACATAGCAATTCATCTGAACCCCTAATGCCTATCCTATCCCAATCAAAGGCGGATCCAATCGGCTCGAACGTTTATGCCGTACGAGATCCGTTCAAAAGGCGTTCCCATTCGAGCAATCCGAGTTCCCCCCGAACATCTACGTCGTCTATCCCTAAAGCGTCTACCATCCGCAGCGCTCTTGGGACCCTTCGTCTCTACACGCGTATTTCAAACCATACGTCAACGTCGCATCTTCGTATTTGCGGGCTATCGTTCTTGGCACTCATTGGTCTTACCGTGGGTTCAGCGTGGCAGCCGAAGAGCTGGCTGCAACCAATCTTCACAATACTTGCGGGGCTCTTGGGTGCTGCTGCAGTGACCTTTCTATATACGGGCTTCATTTGGGGCAGATGGGAGGTTGGCCTTTTAACTGAAGTAACGGAGGAAATGGAACTTGAGTTGCGGGTCGtagagatggaagagaatCTACGTCGCTAG
- a CDS encoding capsular associated protein (Similar to TIGR gene model, INSD accession AAW41120.1) encodes MPPQSFPLTIAPQTQRLAIRAALAILGLFILKALFSSSSSPEEIQSHGVLERVYSTDKYLDVSKYQFLQSRMGRDDRTSMFDEEVKEGMLDFWNRYQKPFITGKSSAHLDTQVMRSVIDELLQFHGWVASACPTLVRPFGQNTREDRYEDLAAKDHLYYIAIVIHSADHFLVDQLAIIVQLARRLGTRNIFVSMLDHASTDSTPTLSDLCEAVMTILGISFRIRRVPPMTVDPSAAYYPLEEAEARNLALEPLHELWKKRSIKFHKVIWLKGFTCPNDVLESLRVSELNNAAMVCGMDWAEHNGFFIFSDRWRTRDIEGNLFRAAKSNSKPEAGPPRDKAGTERFSHHLPFQSFCCESGTHVVDPEQSYYRNIHYRASSSAHNISIAQEPPKWDPEMSCMDSTQMWFCRDLWTDAAKGGLKDGSKRKGHIKYSGHKRDVIPVDAKKIEKREAQPEPEPEPEPIASPGEDEDSGTDLDAMNEEASDNAPEPLTPQELPASAFLIPNSAFTPARILINPRCITTYGGVSHTQLAFDLFGGPHEDESAHEGGNYILEDWAGPPDSFVCQEMRTTGGRTAPKSQRRVGFLLQNEVGI; translated from the exons ATGCCCCCACAGTCTTTCCCCTTAACCATCGCCCCTCAAACACAGCGGCTTGCCATTCGTGCAGCTCTCGCAATCTTGGgtctcttcatcctcaagGCGCTTTTCTCATCATCCAGCTCGCCTGAAGAGATCCAGTCCCATGGTGTTTTGGAGCGTGTATACTCGACGGACAAGTACTTGGACGTATCAAAGTACCAGTTCTTACAGTCCAGAATGGGCAGAGACGACCGCACGTCGATGTTCGATGAAGAGGTCAAAGAGGGAATGTTGGACTTTTGGAACAGGTATCAAAAGCCCTTCATTACCGGGAAAAGCTCAGCGCACCTTGATACGCAAGTAATGCGGTCAGTCATTGACGAACTGCTTCAGTTCCACGGATGGGTAGCTTCAGCCTGTCCCACCCTGGTCAGACCATTCGGTCAAAACACAAGGGAAGATCGGTACGAAGACCTGGCAGCCAAGGATCATTTGTACTATATCGCGATTGTCATTCACTCTGCCGATCACTTCCTGGTTGACCAGCTTGCCATTATTGTCCAACTCGCTCGCCGACTTGGTACACGAAATATCTTTGTCTCAATGCTTGACCACGCGTCTACGGACTCCACCCCTACTCTCTCTGACCTCTGTGAAGCTGTCATGACTATTCTCGGTATTTCCTTCCGCATTAGGCGTGTACCTCCCATGACAGTGGATCCGTCTGCCGCATACTACCCTCTCGAAGAAGCTGAAGCAAGAAATTTGGCTCTTGAGCCTTTGCATGAGctttggaagaagagaagtATCAAGTTCCACAAAGTCATCTGGTTGAAAGGTTTCACTTGCCCTAATGACGTGTTGGAGAGCTTGAGGGTCAGTGAACTCAACAACGCCGCCATGGTCTGTGGTATGGATTGGGCGGAGCACAATGGCTTCTTCATTTTCTCTGACCG ATGGAGAACGAGAGATATTGAAGGAAATCTCTTCCGGGCAGCCAAATCCAACTCTAAGCCTGAGGCTGGTCCTCCTAGAGACAAAGCTGGTACCGAGCGATTCTCCCACCATCTTCCGTTCCAGAGTTTCTGCTGTGAATCCGGTACCCATGTCGTGGATCCCGAGCAATCCTACTACCGCAACATCCATTATCGCGCTTCTTCATCTGCCCACAATATATCTATCGCGCAAGAACCTCCTAAATGGGATCCTGAAATGTCGTGCATGGACTCTACACAGATGTGGTTTTGCCGAGATCTGTGGACCGATGCAGCAAAGGGCGGTTTGAAGGATGGTAGCAAACGAAAAGGTCACATCAAGTACAGTGGTCACAAGAGGGATGTAATCCCAGTCGACGCTAAAAAGATTGAGAAACGTGAAGCTCAACCTGAGCCTGAACCTGAGCCTGAGCCTATTGCTTCACctggagaggatgaggattCTGGTACCGATCTTGACGCTATGAACGAAGAGGCCTCAGATAACGCTCCTGAACCTCTCACGCCTCAGGAGCTCCCTGCTTCTGCGTTCCTCATCCCCAACTCTGCTTTCACTCCCGCCCGGATCCTTATTAACCCTCGATGCATCACCACTTATGGTGGTGTTTCTCACACTCAGTTGGCTTTCGATCTGTTTGGTGGACCCCATGAAGATGAATCGGCGCACGAGGGTGGGAATTACATTTTGGAAGATTGGGCTGGTCCTCCTGACAGCTTTGTATGTCAAGAAATGAGGACAACCGGGGGAAGGACAGCGCCAAAGAGCCAGAGGAGAGTAGGATTTTTGTTGCAAAACGAA GTTGGGATCTAG
- a CDS encoding Hypothetical Protein (Similar to TIGR gene model, INSD accession AAW41382.1) has protein sequence MSIFPTTSSPFGVLEPIHSYILSNTEQLSWSNWWKLFVIPFIPLYLQVLLLRREHTRKERVVLAGLGLGLLWHAGLRYRFLQPWFNAFNNGLGIGYMTISLRYLEFAFIEGRLVDEYWESRGRHWSVAAFDICINARWLGLGPESLKQTGSSPKVNYSVDSHSPNNSNSPSNGRIVANGGAIKRQSQTYPAWVVKPPLRLSRSQAVLRHFIIFFRNYTICDTMLSLLRAYGSDTIGSSTPVPHALYQFSHKNAFIVFPKVAGGFTAPRWLADLAAVICVAVCVWLALSMAYHFLAAIAVGTGLYEAEAWEVDLFDNPLAADSLLDFWGRRWHQFFRHQFLMLSTSILRAVGLPVSSPSILFLSFFFSGAMHTLGQYLMDPVPSLLPVFALFLLSGFGCALEVMFKRITGRKVKGFWGRVWTWAWMLTTGRWAANAWFESGVGGSYLCPAYIGEWMSPWVQEWMVDRKAC, from the exons ATGTCTATTTTTCCCACAACTTCATCACCATTTGGTGTTCTCGAACCCATTCATTCCTATATCTTATCCAATACGGAGCAATTGTCTTGGTCAAATTGGTGGAAGCTATTTGTTATTCCCTTCATACCACTTTATCTGCAAGTCCTTTTGCTCCGAAGAGAGCATACTCGAAAAGAAAGGGTGGTTCTGGCAGGGTTGGGATTGGGATTGCTTTGGCATGCGGGGCTCAGATATCGATTCTTAC AGCCTTGGTTTAATGCTTTCAATAACGGACTCGGTATAGGTTACATGACAATATCCTTGCGATATTTGGAGTTCGCTTTCATTGAAGGAAGACTTGTTGACGAATATTGGGAGAGCAGAGGAAGGCATTGGTCAGTTGCGGCCTTTGACATCTGCATCAATGCAAGATGGCTTGGTTTGGGACCAGAGAGCTTGAAGCAGACAGGCTCATCGCCAAAAGTCAACTACAGCGTCGATAGCCATAGCCCCAACAACAGTAATTCGCCTTCAAACGGACGGATCGTTGCTAATGGAGGGGCAATAAAACGTCAGTCGCAGACATATCCAGCATGGGTAGTTAAACCACCTTTACGACTGTCCAGGTCGCAAGCCGTTCTGCGGCATTTTATAATTTTCTTCCGAAACTATACGATCTGCGATACAATGCTATCTTTATTGCGGGCATACGGATCCGACACTATAGGATCTTCTACTCCCGTACCGCACGCTCTTTACCAATTTTCACATAAGAATGCGTTTATCGTGTTTCCGAAAGTGGCCGGAGGGTTCACAGCCCCACGATGGCTCGCAGATTTGGCGGCTGTCATCTGCGTGGCAGTATGCGTCTGGTTGGCTTTAAGTATGGCGTATCATTTCTTGGCGGCGATAGCTGTAGGGACTGGCTTGTATGAAGCGGAAGCCTGGGAAGTGGATTTGTTCGACAACCCACTGGCAGCTGATAGTTTGCTAGATTTTTGGGGACGCCGATGGCATCAGTTCTTTAGG CATCAGTTTCTGATGCTCTCAACTTCCATTTTAAGGGCCGTTGGCCTCCCTGTCTCTTCGCCTTCTattcttttcctttccttcttcttctccgGCGCGATGCACACGCTTGGTCAGTATCTCATGGATCCGGTcccctctcttctcccagTTTTTGCCCTTTTCCTCTTGTCAGGCTTCGGCTGTGCGCTCGAGGTGATGTTCAAGCGCATCACAGGCAGAAAAGTTAAAGGTTTCTGGGGCAGAGTTTGGACTTGGGCATGGATGTTGACTACTGGAAGGTGGGCAGCTAACGCATGGTTCGAAAGTGGTGTCGGGGGCAGCTACCTCTGTCCAGCATACATAGGAGAGTGGATGAGTCCGTGGGTGCAGGAATGGATGGTTGATAGAAAAGCATGTTGA
- a CDS encoding anion transporter, putative (Similar to TIGR gene model, INSD accession AAW41083.1), with translation MSPTRRHPQISTRSHRSLSPTLSRTTTRPRPVPPPNPPEPPLTLLHPSQSLPTSPDELRRSYQDFDRTGTKRSWIWSIGRGMRRDVVSRLPWYWSDWVDAWNYRVIPSTWFIFFANVLPGLAFSLDLIETTGQYGVQEVLLASFMAAFMASFFGGQPLLISGVTGPITVFNKTIYDIFERNKTDGPNYLHFVGWVYLWAAIFHWVAAVLNAVQGLKYVTRFSCETFGFYVSAVYVQYGIQVVTRQFRQTSTTSAFLGIILALITLVLPHYFNALARSGYVSKQFRRFCADYGMPITIIAITGLAYWGRFDQYILEDGMTLPTTTSSFKPAGDRTWLVRFWQLEGKWVGVAFPFGLVLFILFYFDANVSSLIAQGSEYPLKKPAAFHWDFFILGITTFIAGLLGIPAPNGLIPQAPLHTASLVIMGYEDASSASSDVTLHTGEEGNQAVQLDQMEGGGVKSNNTMGNDGHSTKQRRMSNGVGERKMDKRREIPVAVVEQRVSNLAQGCLCLILMTKPFEHVLGLIPKGVLAGLFWYMGSDALLSSGVTAKMLYLVRDRRATSPSEPLRRVRKSRIIIFTAIELIGFGATFAITQTIAAIGFPVIIMLLVPLRWFVVPRLGFTEEELGILDGAVASEFTMESVGGSR, from the exons ATGTCTCCCACTCGCAGACATCCGCAGATATCCACACGTTCTCATCGCTCCCTCTCCCCGACTTTGTCGAGAACAACAACTCGTCCCCGCCCTGTACCCCCTCCCAATCCACCAGAGCCTCCTCTGACGCTACTCCATCCATCACAATCACTTCCCACTTCTCCTGATGAACTTAGGCGCTCATATCAAGACTTTGACCGCACTGGGACGAAGCGATCATGGATATGGAGCATTGGTAGGGGTATGCGCAGAGATGTTGTCAGTCGGTTGCCTTGGTATTGGAGTGATTGGGTCGATGCTTGGAATTATCGGGTCATACCTTCTACCTGG TTCATTTTCTTTGCAAAC GTTTTGCCCGGTCTGGCATTTTCGCTAGATCTCATT GAAACAACAGGACAATATGGCGTCCAGGAAGTATTGCTTGCATCT TTTATGGCGGCGTTTATGGCATCCTTTTTTGGGGGTCAACCACTACTGATCTCTGGGGTCACTGGTCCCATCACAGTCTTCAACAAGACCATATATGACATATTTGAAAGGAACAAGACAGACGGGCCCAATTATCTTCACTTCGTTGGATGGGTTTATCTCTGGGCTGCCATATTTCACTGGGTCGCTGCCGTCCTTAATG CTGTTCAGGGTCTCAAGTATGTCACGAGATTCTCCTGCGAAACATTCGGATTTTATGTATCTGCCGTCTATGTCCAATATGGAATCCAGGTTGTGACACGCCAATTCAGACAAACTTCAACAACGAGTGCTTTTCTCGGCATTAT CCTTGCCCTTATAACGCTTGTTCTGCCTCATTACTTTAACGCTCTCGCCAGGTCCGGCTATGTCAGCAAGCAATTTCGGAGGTTCTGTGCAGATTATGGGATGCCAATCACAATCATAGCCATCACGGGTCTAGCGTACTGGGGCAGATTTGATCA GTACATCTTGGAAGACGGCATGACTCTGCCCACGACTACTTCATCATTCAAGCCCGCTGGTGATAGGACCTGGCTAGTACGCTTTTGGCAGTTGGAGGGGAAGTGGGTTGGTGTCGCATTTCCTTTTGGTCTAGTACTCTTTATTCTTTTCTACTTTGACGCAAATGTATCG TCATTGATTGCACAAGGTTCAGAATACCCTCTGAAGAAACCTGCGGCATTCCATTGGGACTTTTTTATACTTGGTATTACAACTTTCATTGCAGGATTACTTGGCATTCCTGCTCCTAACG GTCTTATTCCGCAAGCACCCCTGCATACAGCTTCCTTAGTCATTATGGGCTATGAGGACGCCTCTAGTGCGTCTTCCGATGTCACTCTTCATActggagaagaaggaaacCAGGCTGTCCAACTTGATCAGATGGAAGGAGGCGGAGTTAAAAGCAATAATACTATGGGAAATGATGGTCACTCGACAAAACAAAGACGTATGAGCAATGGGGTTGGCGAGCGGAAAATGGATAAGAGAAGAGAAATTCCTGTGGCAGTTGTCGAGCAACGGGTATCTAACCTGGCTCAAGGATGTCTCT GCCTTATTCTCATGACCAAGCCATTCGAACACGTTTTGGGTCTTATCCCCAAGGGCGTCTTAGCTGGCCTATTC TGGTATATGGGCTCGGAcgctcttctttcctccgGAGTCACTGCTAAAATGCTGTATTTGGTCCGGGATCGACGCGCAACCTCTCCTTCAGAACCTTTGCGTCGCGTACGGAAGTCCAGGATAATAATATTCACTGCGATTGAACTGATAGGTTTTGGCGCTACATTTGCAATCACGCAA ACCATTGCAGCAATCGGCTTTCCCGTTATCATCATGCTACTTGTCCCTCTGAGGTGGTTTGTAGTTCCTCGGCTTGGATTTactgaagaagagctggGGATCCTAGACGGCGCCGTTGCTAGTGAATTT ACTATGGAGTCTGTCGGGGGATCTCGTTGA